Proteins from one Oncorhynchus gorbuscha isolate QuinsamMale2020 ecotype Even-year linkage group LG18, OgorEven_v1.0, whole genome shotgun sequence genomic window:
- the LOC124003666 gene encoding cytochrome b-c1 complex subunit 1, mitochondrial-like, giving the protein MAASMCRVGSSVGRALAKSRSPILLSLRRGQATVTYAQSLLGAPETRLTALDNGLRIASEETGHSTCTVGLWIGCGSRYETEKNNGAGFFLEHMAFKGTKKHTQMALEQQVESMGAHLSAYTSREHTAYYMKTLAKDLPKAVELLSEVVQSNVLSEADIEQQRSVVLRELEEVEGSLQDVCLDLLHATAFQGTPLGHSVLGPSHNARTLSRQDLVDFIRSHYKAPRMVLAAAGGVTHEELVGLAKQHFSGVSFEYEDDAVPVLSPCRFSGSEIRMRDDDIPLAHIAIAVEGASATSPDIVPLMLANSIIGSYDITFGGGKHLSSRLARLASEESLCHSFQAFHSSYSDTGLLGIYFVTDKHHIDDMMHWSQNAWMNLCTTVTESDVARAKNALKASLVGQLDGTTPICDDIGRHVLNYGRRIPLAEWDARIDAVTPRMVRDVCSKYIYDKCPAVSAVGPVEQLPDYNRMRSAMYWLRF; this is encoded by the exons ccCATCCTGCTGTCTCTGCGGCGTGGTCAGGCTACGGTGACCTACGCCCAGAGCCTTCTGGGTGCTCCTGAGACCCGTCTCACTGCCCTGGACAATGGCCTGAGGATCGCATCGGAAGAGACCGGACACAGCACATGCACT GTTGGGCTGTGGATCGGCTGTGGAAGTCGCTATGAGACTGAGAAGAACAATGGAGCTGGGTTCTTCCTGGAGCACATGGCTTTCAAG GGGACAAAAAAGCACACTCAGATGGCCCTGGAGCAGCAGGTGGAGTCCATGGGTGCTCACCTGAGTGCATACACTTCCCGGGAGCACACTGCCTACTACATGAAGACCCTGGCCAAAGATCTGCCCAAAG CGgtggagctgttgtcagaggtAGTGCAGAGCAATGTCCTGAGTGAGGCTGACATTGAGCAGCAGAGGAGTGTGGTGctgagagagctggaggaggtagagggcagTCTACAGGACGTCTGTTTGGACCTGCTGCACGCCACAGCTTTTCAGGGTACCCCCCTGGGACACAGTGTGCTGGGACCGTCCCATAatgccag GACTTTGAGTCGACAGGATCTGGTAGATTTCATCAGGAGTCACTACAAGGCCCCCCGCATGGTGCTGGCAGCTGCTGGAG GTGTGACTCATGAGGAACTGGTTGGGTTGgccaaacagcactttagtggaGTTTCCTTTGAGTACGAGGATGATGCCGTGCCTGTTCTGTCCCCCTGCCGCTTCTCTGGCAGCGAG ATCCGCATGCGTGATGATGATATCCCCCTTGCACATATTGCTATCGCAGTGGAGGGTGCCAGTGCCACCAGCCCAGACATTGTGCCTCTCATGCTGGCCAACTCCATCATTGGCAGCTATGACATCACTTTTGGTGGTGGAAAGCACCTGAGCAGCCGCCTTGCTCGTCTGGCCTCAGAGGAGAGTCTGTGCCACAGCTTTCAGGCCTTCCACTCATCTTACAGCGATACTGGTCTGCTTGGCATCTACTTTGTCACTGACAAACACCACATCGATGACATGATGCACTGGTCACAGAACGCATG GATGAACTTGTGCACCACAGTGACAGAGAGTGATGTTGCCAGAGCCAAGAACGCCCTCAAGGCCAGCTTGGTGGGACAGCTCGACG GAACGACACCGATATGTGATGACATTGGCAGGCACGTCCTGAACTACGGCCGCCGTATCCCCCTGGCTGAGTGGGACGCCCGCATCGAT gCTGTGACGCCCAGGATGGTGCGTGACGTCTGCTCCAAATATATCTATGACAAGTGTCCCGCTGTGTCTGCTGTTG GCCCCGTTGAGCAGCTGCCTGACTACAACAGAATGCGCAGTGCCATGTACTGGCTCCGCTTCTAA